Proteins co-encoded in one Arachis stenosperma cultivar V10309 chromosome 7, arast.V10309.gnm1.PFL2, whole genome shotgun sequence genomic window:
- the LOC130939509 gene encoding uncharacterized protein LOC130939509 — translation MSSRGSERGIRRENPEVEPVQGRRGGNPSASTSNISRYYKSMTLTDFLKNGPPRFNGNANALEADQWFREVERFLYTQHIPEVQSVEIVTHMLEGDAQNWWQELCHTLQVELTDVPWHRFKTEFYGRYFLHAFRIAKELELMQLKQKDMSVADYTREFDNLCRFSKTCQGNPADYEEWKCAQYEKGLRRDIFNYVYPQKLTNFTELVKKSQLAEDCSMKWTLLQEGFG, via the coding sequence CGGAGAGAAAATCCCGAGGTTGAACCAGTGCAAGGACGTCGAGGTGGAAACCCTAGTGCTAGTACGAGTAACATAAGTCGATACTATAAGTCAATGACCCTTACTGATTTCCTCAAGAATGGTCCACCTCGGTTTAACGGAAACGCCAATGCCCTGGAGGCTGATCAGTGGTTTCGAGAAGTAGAGAGGTTTTTGTACACTCAGCACATTCCTGAAGTACAGTCAGTGGAGATAGTGACTCATATGTTGGAGGGAGATGCTCAGAATTGGTGGCAAGAGTTGTGTCATACCTTGCAGGTGGAGTTAACGGATGTCCCTTGGCATAGATTCAAGACAGAGTTTTACGGGAGATATTTCTTGCATGCGTTTCGCATTGCAAAAGAATTGGAGTTAATGCAGCTGAAGCAGAAGGATATGTCTGTCGCTGACTATACCCGTGAATTCGACAATCTGTGCCGTTTCTCAAAAACTTGTCAAGGAAATCCAGCCGattatgaggaatggaagtgtgctCAGTATGAGAAAGGACTAAGGAGAGATATCTTTAATTACGTGTATCCACAAAAGCTAACAAATTTCACTGAGTTGGTTAAGAAGAGCCAGCTCGCTGAGGATTGCTCCATGAAGTGGACACTGCTACAGGAAGGCTTTGGTTAG